The following are encoded in a window of Salinibacter ruber DSM 13855 genomic DNA:
- a CDS encoding anthranilate synthase component II: protein MILVIDNYDSFTYNLVHLAGRETDDLEVVRNDDLTVADVAARDPDGILISPGPGHPSEAGITEPVIRELGATTPILGVCLGHQAIGEVYGGSVTQADELMHGKTSPVLHEGTPLFEDVDPSFDATRYHSLVIDPDTFPHEALEVTATTEEHDTIMALRHRTHPLYGIQFHPESVMTRAGPTIIANWLSIALDERSPAPTS, encoded by the coding sequence ATGATTCTGGTCATAGACAACTACGACTCGTTCACCTACAACCTCGTCCACCTTGCGGGCCGCGAGACGGACGACCTAGAAGTGGTCCGCAACGACGACCTTACGGTCGCGGACGTGGCAGCCCGCGACCCGGACGGCATTCTGATTTCGCCGGGCCCGGGGCATCCGTCGGAGGCCGGCATCACGGAGCCGGTCATCCGGGAGCTCGGCGCGACGACCCCCATCCTGGGCGTCTGCCTCGGGCACCAGGCCATCGGGGAGGTCTACGGCGGGTCCGTCACCCAGGCCGACGAGCTGATGCACGGCAAGACGAGCCCGGTCCTCCACGAGGGCACCCCGCTCTTTGAAGATGTCGACCCGTCGTTTGACGCAACCCGGTACCACTCCCTCGTCATCGACCCGGACACCTTCCCCCACGAGGCCCTGGAGGTGACGGCCACGACGGAGGAGCACGACACGATCATGGCCCTCCGCCACCGCACCCATCCGCTGTACGGCATCCAATTCCACCCGGAAAGCGTGATGACGCGGGCCGGGCCGACGATCATTGCCAACTGGCTCTCGATCGCACTGGACGAGCGGTCCCCCGCCCCCACATCCTAA
- the trpD gene encoding anthranilate phosphoribosyltransferase, which translates to MNTLLQTIADGDPLSRPEAEEAMATMMSGSARDEHIAALLMGLRTRGETLDELVGFTKTMREFAVSVETDDPQTIDLCGTGGDGASTFNISTTASFIAAGAGATVAKHGNRSVSSQSGSADVLEALGVQIDLEKEGVEHCLHEAGIAFLFAPFFHPAMRHVMPVRKALGVRTFFNILGPLCNPAGVTRQIVGAFDTSTAQTMVRILAELDADHVITLHADDGLDEVSISASTTLFEYDASDQNPVPRSHEVGPERHDLDRASISTLEGGTAQQNASILRNILSGEDQGPRRDVALLNAAYALHVSDQYADLDACLEAAAESIDSGAALDALNTLASVSKEAKSE; encoded by the coding sequence GTGAACACCCTGCTTCAAACCATCGCCGACGGCGATCCGCTCTCCCGCCCGGAGGCCGAGGAGGCCATGGCCACGATGATGAGCGGCTCTGCGCGGGACGAGCACATCGCCGCCCTGTTGATGGGCCTGCGCACCCGGGGCGAGACGCTGGACGAGCTGGTCGGGTTCACGAAAACCATGCGGGAGTTTGCCGTCTCGGTGGAGACCGACGACCCCCAGACCATCGACCTTTGCGGCACCGGGGGCGACGGGGCCAGCACCTTCAACATCTCCACCACCGCCTCCTTCATTGCGGCGGGCGCCGGGGCGACCGTGGCCAAGCACGGCAACCGCTCGGTCTCGTCCCAGTCCGGCTCCGCCGACGTCCTGGAGGCCCTAGGCGTACAGATCGACCTCGAAAAGGAGGGCGTGGAGCACTGCCTCCACGAGGCCGGCATCGCGTTCCTGTTCGCCCCCTTCTTCCATCCCGCCATGCGGCACGTGATGCCGGTGCGCAAGGCGCTCGGGGTCCGGACCTTCTTCAACATCCTCGGCCCCCTCTGCAACCCGGCCGGCGTCACCCGACAGATCGTGGGCGCCTTCGACACGAGCACGGCCCAGACGATGGTGCGCATCCTCGCCGAGCTCGACGCCGACCACGTCATCACACTCCACGCCGACGACGGGCTGGACGAGGTCAGCATTTCCGCCTCCACCACGCTCTTCGAGTACGACGCCTCCGACCAGAACCCGGTCCCACGGAGTCACGAGGTGGGTCCGGAGCGCCACGACCTGGATCGGGCCTCCATATCCACCCTCGAAGGCGGTACCGCTCAGCAAAACGCCTCCATCCTCCGCAACATCCTGTCCGGGGAGGACCAAGGCCCCCGCCGCGACGTCGCGCTGTTGAACGCCGCCTATGCGCTCCACGTCAGCGACCAGTACGCCGACCTCGACGCCTGCCTGGAGGCCGCCGCGGAGAGCATCGACTCGGGCGCCGCGCTCGACGCCCTCAACACCCTCGCAAGCGTGTCGAAGGAGGCCAAGTCCGAGTAA
- the trpC gene encoding indole-3-glycerol phosphate synthase TrpC, which translates to MSILDDIIDDTRELVEQRKQETPTSELKERPFYDEREPLSLAEALKERGLSFIAEVKKASPSKGVIRDPFDPAAIAQQYAEHDAAAISVLTEPLHFEGALEHMAWIRAHVPETPLLRKDFIIDPYQLVEARAVGADAVLLIATALDPGQLAELHAAATELGLSCLVEVYEEEDLDKIDWEQVSVLGVNNRDLHTFEVDLDNSLRIFDQTPKGVGRVAESGLSDPETLVRLRKAGVNGVLIGEHLMRAEHPGEALSRLRAEGKKIAAQQAG; encoded by the coding sequence GTGAGCATCCTGGACGACATTATCGACGACACCCGCGAGCTCGTGGAGCAGCGGAAACAAGAAACCCCGACCTCGGAGCTCAAGGAGCGTCCGTTCTACGACGAGCGGGAGCCCCTCTCCCTCGCGGAGGCCCTGAAAGAGCGGGGCCTCTCGTTCATCGCGGAGGTCAAAAAGGCGTCTCCCTCCAAGGGCGTCATCCGGGACCCGTTCGATCCCGCCGCCATCGCTCAGCAGTACGCCGAGCACGACGCCGCCGCGATCAGTGTGCTTACGGAGCCGCTCCACTTTGAGGGGGCCCTGGAGCACATGGCCTGGATCCGTGCCCACGTGCCCGAGACGCCGCTGCTGCGAAAAGACTTTATCATCGACCCGTACCAGCTGGTGGAGGCGCGGGCGGTGGGGGCCGACGCGGTCCTGCTCATCGCGACGGCCCTCGACCCGGGTCAGCTCGCCGAGCTGCATGCCGCCGCCACCGAGCTCGGGCTCTCTTGCCTCGTGGAGGTGTACGAGGAGGAGGACCTCGACAAGATCGATTGGGAGCAGGTGAGCGTCCTCGGGGTGAACAACCGAGACCTCCACACCTTCGAGGTCGACCTCGACAACTCGCTCCGCATCTTCGACCAAACCCCGAAGGGGGTCGGGCGCGTGGCCGAAAGCGGGTTGAGCGACCCCGAGACGCTCGTCCGCCTCCGCAAGGCCGGCGTCAACGGCGTCCTGATCGGCGAGCACCTGATGCGTGCGGAGCATCCCGGCGAGGCGCTCTCTCGGCTGCGCGCCGAGGGCAAGAAGATCGCCGCTCAGCAGGCCGGCTAA
- a CDS encoding phosphoribosylanthranilate isomerase, with protein MGVELKVCGITELEDARYLAGAGADYLGFVQHEESARYAPPALASDIIEWVHGPAPVGVFVNDGADTINEAVDTAGFELAQLHGQEPAHVVERVDCPVIKAIHVRHDAAPNQLRTLFERYEDGVEYFLLDTHDSSVWGGTGESFNWRLARELAEDYPVFLAGGLNADNVARALETMRPFAVDLSSSLESAPGQKSFEKIDAFMDAFQAAAAELEEAETHDP; from the coding sequence ATGGGAGTTGAGCTCAAAGTTTGCGGCATCACAGAACTCGAAGACGCACGCTACCTGGCGGGCGCCGGGGCCGACTACCTCGGCTTCGTCCAACACGAGGAGAGCGCCCGCTACGCCCCTCCGGCCCTCGCCAGCGACATTATCGAATGGGTGCACGGGCCGGCCCCGGTTGGGGTGTTCGTGAACGACGGCGCCGACACGATCAACGAGGCCGTGGACACCGCCGGCTTCGAGCTTGCCCAGCTCCACGGGCAGGAGCCCGCCCACGTCGTGGAGCGCGTCGACTGCCCCGTGATCAAGGCGATTCACGTGCGGCACGACGCGGCCCCGAACCAGCTCCGGACCCTCTTCGAACGCTACGAAGACGGGGTCGAGTATTTTCTGCTGGACACCCACGACTCGAGCGTGTGGGGCGGCACCGGCGAGTCGTTCAACTGGCGCCTCGCCCGCGAGCTGGCGGAGGACTATCCGGTCTTCCTGGCCGGTGGGCTGAACGCCGACAACGTGGCCCGGGCGCTCGAAACGATGCGCCCGTTCGCCGTCGATTTGTCCAGCAGCCTGGAGTCCGCCCCCGGACAGAAGAGCTTCGAGAAGATCGACGCGTTCATGGATGCGTTTCAGGCCGCGGCGGCCGAGTTGGAAGAAGCCGAAACGCATGACCCCTGA
- the trpB gene encoding tryptophan synthase subunit beta, with protein sequence MSSPATTSRADTLPDTDGHFGSYGGAFVPETLTPVLEELKAAYDTYKDDPDFQADLRALLREYAGRPTPLSYCDRLTERIGGARIYAKREDLCHTGAHKINNTLGQILLATRMGKERIIAETGAGQHGVATATVCAKFGVDCVIYMGAEDMERQRLNVERMELLGAEVRAATSGSQTLKEATNEAIRDWVSNPDDTFYIIGSVVGPHPYPMMVRNFHRVIGTETRRQLREETGRETPDAIAACVGGGSNAIGIFHPFLDDPEVQLHGTEAAGGGLDGDHAATLAEGSPGVLHGAMSYLLQDDAGQVSLAHSLSAGLDYPGVGPEHAHLRDEGRVSYHPVTDDEALDGVELLSQTEGIIPALETAHAVALLPELARTLAEERGDDAVLVFNCSGRGDKDMQTIAAHR encoded by the coding sequence ATGTCCTCTCCCGCTACCACGTCTCGTGCGGACACCCTCCCCGATACCGATGGCCACTTCGGCTCGTACGGGGGAGCGTTCGTGCCGGAGACCCTTACCCCTGTACTGGAGGAGTTGAAGGCCGCCTACGACACGTATAAGGACGACCCGGACTTCCAGGCCGACCTCCGCGCCCTCCTCCGTGAATACGCCGGGCGGCCCACCCCCCTCTCCTACTGCGACCGCCTGACCGAACGGATCGGCGGGGCCCGCATCTACGCGAAGCGGGAAGACCTTTGCCACACCGGGGCCCACAAAATTAACAACACGCTCGGCCAGATCCTGCTGGCGACGCGCATGGGCAAGGAGCGCATCATTGCCGAAACCGGGGCCGGGCAGCACGGGGTGGCCACCGCCACGGTCTGCGCCAAGTTCGGCGTCGACTGCGTGATTTACATGGGGGCGGAGGACATGGAACGCCAGCGCCTCAACGTGGAGCGCATGGAGCTGCTGGGCGCGGAGGTTCGGGCGGCGACCTCGGGCAGCCAAACCCTGAAGGAGGCCACCAACGAGGCCATTCGGGACTGGGTGTCCAACCCGGACGACACGTTCTACATCATCGGCTCCGTCGTGGGCCCGCACCCCTATCCCATGATGGTGCGCAACTTTCACCGGGTGATCGGCACCGAGACGCGTCGCCAGCTCCGTGAGGAGACCGGCCGGGAGACGCCGGACGCCATCGCGGCCTGCGTGGGGGGCGGCTCCAACGCCATCGGCATCTTCCATCCGTTCCTCGACGACCCCGAGGTGCAACTGCACGGGACGGAGGCGGCGGGCGGCGGCCTCGACGGCGACCACGCGGCCACCCTTGCCGAGGGGTCGCCGGGCGTCCTGCACGGGGCGATGAGCTACCTCCTGCAGGACGACGCCGGTCAGGTGAGCCTCGCCCACTCGCTCTCCGCCGGCCTCGACTACCCCGGCGTGGGGCCCGAGCACGCCCACCTGCGCGACGAGGGACGCGTCTCGTACCACCCGGTGACCGACGACGAGGCCCTGGACGGGGTGGAGCTTCTCTCCCAAACGGAAGGCATCATCCCGGCGCTCGAAACGGCGCACGCCGTCGCCCTCCTGCCCGAGCTGGCGCGCACCCTGGCCGAGGAGCGCGGGGACGACGCCGTCCTCGTCTTTAACTGCTCCGGCCGGGGCGACAAGGACATGCAGACCATCGCCGCACACCGGTAA
- the trpA gene encoding tryptophan synthase subunit alpha, producing MSRLDETFDALGPDEKAMGLFLTDGFPNPDATVPLLHAIDRGGADFIELGMPFSDPLAEGRPIQRASARALSHGVTLPDTLRTVEAFREDSDTPLLLMGYVNPVFKYGVDAFCRDAAEAGVDGLILPDLPPQESDALCDAAAAHGLELVFLIAPNTSDERIRVVDERATGFVYAVSVTGLTGSDLAETPSVDEYLMHARDFVAQNPLLVGFGIKTHDDAMELSRHTDGFIVGSALINRVEALWEDPERSTTDRLDTVEGFARHLKSGTPVPTPQPNPA from the coding sequence ATGTCCCGACTCGACGAGACGTTCGATGCCCTCGGCCCTGACGAAAAGGCCATGGGGCTCTTCCTCACGGACGGGTTCCCGAATCCCGACGCGACCGTCCCCCTGCTCCACGCGATCGATCGCGGGGGGGCTGACTTCATCGAGCTGGGCATGCCCTTCAGCGATCCACTGGCCGAAGGGCGTCCCATCCAGCGGGCCAGCGCCCGGGCCCTCTCCCACGGGGTCACACTGCCCGACACCCTCCGGACCGTCGAGGCGTTTCGGGAGGACAGCGACACGCCCCTCCTGTTGATGGGCTACGTCAACCCGGTGTTCAAGTACGGGGTCGATGCCTTCTGCCGGGACGCGGCGGAGGCCGGCGTCGACGGCCTCATCCTGCCGGACCTGCCCCCGCAGGAGAGCGACGCGCTCTGCGACGCGGCCGCCGCCCACGGCCTGGAGCTGGTCTTCCTGATCGCCCCCAACACCTCCGACGAACGGATTCGGGTCGTCGACGAGCGGGCCACGGGCTTCGTCTACGCCGTGAGCGTAACCGGCCTCACGGGCAGCGACCTGGCCGAGACGCCGAGCGTAGACGAGTATCTGATGCACGCCCGAGATTTTGTGGCACAAAACCCCCTCCTCGTCGGCTTCGGCATCAAGACCCACGACGACGCAATGGAGCTGAGCCGGCACACCGACGGCTTCATTGTCGGCTCCGCCCTCATCAACCGCGTTGAGGCCCTTTGGGAGGACCCGGAGCGGTCGACGACGGACCGCCTCGATACGGTGGAGGGGTTTGCCCGCCACCTCAAATCGGGGACGCCGGTCCCTACCCCTCAACCCAACCCGGCATGA
- a CDS encoding DUF4837 family protein: MRRTLVVPDVLLLGTLLAGLLLLSGCEGDYRPRAVGPIGEITVVMDSSHWTGPSGEALRANVTPWVETLPVSERSFQLRHLELTDERTYERVQDLKNVIIAAPLSDSTNETSFLRRRLSDEAEQAILDGQTAVVPKPNLWRRSQRIYYVAAASPDALAETFQSQGTQIRDTFTEATLQRMDRNMYEDDRRSALEDTLMQRHGFAVNMQSDFQIAVDTTTGSEGFVWLRRLLAQTRREFFVYYVEDVSPDQITPEWIYNTRDSLTRRHLRGNVRGFAKIDYRRPLKTEQRSFLDRYAYDSRGLWYMVAPLGGGNELRPVGGGGPFVNYTFYDQATDRVYMLDGSIFAPDNDKIDLLRQMEVMARTFRTAEGSRSPDASPTAAK; encoded by the coding sequence ATGCGCCGCACTCTTGTCGTCCCCGACGTCCTCCTGCTCGGGACGCTACTCGCCGGTCTGCTCCTCTTGTCCGGATGTGAGGGCGACTACCGCCCCCGTGCCGTGGGGCCCATCGGCGAGATCACCGTCGTCATGGACAGCTCCCACTGGACGGGCCCCAGCGGCGAGGCGCTGCGCGCAAACGTCACGCCCTGGGTCGAGACCCTTCCGGTGTCGGAGCGCTCCTTTCAGCTGCGCCACCTGGAGTTGACGGACGAGCGCACGTACGAGCGCGTCCAGGACCTGAAAAACGTCATCATCGCGGCGCCCCTCAGCGACTCGACGAACGAAACGTCATTTCTGCGGCGGCGTCTTTCGGACGAGGCGGAGCAGGCCATCCTGGACGGCCAGACCGCCGTGGTCCCCAAGCCGAACTTGTGGCGCCGCAGCCAGCGCATCTACTACGTCGCGGCGGCCAGCCCGGACGCGCTCGCCGAGACGTTCCAGAGCCAGGGGACGCAGATCCGGGACACGTTCACGGAGGCGACGCTCCAACGCATGGACCGGAACATGTACGAGGACGATCGCCGGTCGGCGCTCGAGGACACCCTCATGCAGCGCCACGGCTTTGCCGTGAACATGCAGTCGGACTTTCAGATTGCCGTCGACACCACGACCGGATCGGAAGGGTTCGTCTGGCTGCGGCGTCTTCTCGCCCAGACGCGACGCGAATTCTTCGTCTACTACGTCGAGGACGTCAGTCCCGACCAGATCACCCCCGAGTGGATCTACAACACCCGCGACTCGCTCACGCGTCGCCACCTACGGGGCAACGTCCGGGGGTTCGCAAAGATCGACTACCGGCGCCCCCTCAAGACCGAACAGCGCTCGTTCCTGGACCGGTACGCGTACGACTCGCGGGGCCTCTGGTACATGGTCGCCCCGCTCGGTGGGGGCAATGAGCTTCGCCCCGTCGGGGGCGGCGGTCCGTTCGTAAACTACACGTTCTACGACCAGGCTACGGATCGGGTGTACATGCTGGACGGGTCGATCTTTGCCCCCGACAACGACAAGATCGACCTCCTCCGGCAGATGGAGGTCATGGCCCGCACCTTCCGCACCGCGGAGGGGAGCCGCTCGCCGGATGCGTCGCCGACCGCCGCAAAGTAA
- a CDS encoding DUF4296 domain-containing protein encodes MPTVSSLLRSVSPRRWGMVGAAIGLGLMVGCSGFSAGDTPLPDTTFTRVLTELHMASSRQSRDVATPPGLRDSILARYDVEPSEFEATLRHYTRRPDRLETMYQTVIDTLQALRRPDRRRPDSRSIPDSLEDRSRKASDAP; translated from the coding sequence ATGCCCACGGTCTCCTCTCTTCTCCGCTCGGTCTCCCCTCGTCGGTGGGGCATGGTCGGGGCCGCCATCGGTCTCGGATTGATGGTGGGATGCTCGGGGTTCTCGGCCGGCGACACGCCGCTTCCGGACACCACGTTCACGCGCGTGCTGACGGAGCTACACATGGCCTCCTCCCGCCAATCCCGGGACGTGGCGACGCCTCCGGGCCTTCGAGACTCGATTCTCGCGCGGTACGACGTGGAGCCGTCCGAATTCGAGGCCACCCTGCGGCACTACACCCGTCGTCCGGATCGCCTCGAGACGATGTACCAGACCGTGATCGATACCCTCCAGGCCCTACGGCGCCCGGACCGACGCAGGCCTGATTCGCGGAGCATCCCGGACTCTCTTGAGGACCGTTCTCGAAAGGCCTCCGACGCTCCGTAG
- a CDS encoding RecQ family ATP-dependent DNA helicase, producing the protein MADLTSHSVEEARRAMQRGWGHESFRPGQEAVLEPLLEGRNVLGVMPTGGGKSLCYQLPAVLGDGFVLVVSPLIALMQDQVEALQAQGIAATFINSTLPGYEVEQRWTNAEHGQYDLVYMAPERFATEVFQARAERLDVSLMAVDEAHCASEWGHHFRPDYLQIPDARAQLGTPPTVALTATATPAVREDILELLELPDAVEVVRGFDRPNITWSVFRTDKKWERLRAVVDAVPGTGIVYVPTRRDAARWRKRLDAHGVSVAAYHGGLDSEAREHRQQAWVDDDVRVMVATNAFGMGIDKPDVRFVVHMAPPSSLESYYQEAGRAGRDGKQAHAVLLYQPTDADTQAALIESSHPTAEEVRAVYDAVCSVGQIPVGSEPDGPLAVRLDAVLKTTGFSRTKVRTAVDLIDRQGAWTLLPRRKHFGLLRFSASAREVREYADTVGNRALAAFVRTLLRAVHADAFRGWWPLDLRAVGRRADLSRDRLRAGLRYLEEQGVLRWKPPGAALQVELAHPRASKLPVDDQTVQSARRRAETRLQYMLRYTRSVACRRWALLTYFGEEADEQCDACDVCLGRHQPAAITPDDEPVLRRILEQVAASTPRDEWFDDPPAPPRRIDELVDWLVEEDYLAVEDPLDGSVRLTERAENWL; encoded by the coding sequence ATGGCCGACCTGACGTCGCATTCGGTTGAGGAGGCGCGCCGTGCGATGCAGCGCGGGTGGGGGCACGAGTCGTTCCGGCCCGGCCAGGAGGCGGTGCTGGAGCCGCTCCTGGAAGGCCGCAACGTACTGGGTGTGATGCCGACGGGGGGCGGGAAGTCGCTGTGCTACCAGCTCCCCGCCGTTCTCGGCGATGGCTTCGTACTGGTCGTCTCGCCGCTCATCGCGCTGATGCAGGACCAAGTGGAGGCGCTTCAGGCTCAGGGCATCGCCGCCACGTTCATCAACAGCACCCTCCCCGGCTACGAGGTGGAACAGCGCTGGACGAATGCGGAGCACGGGCAGTACGATCTTGTCTACATGGCCCCCGAGCGCTTCGCGACGGAGGTCTTTCAGGCCCGGGCGGAGCGCCTGGACGTGTCGCTCATGGCGGTTGACGAGGCCCACTGCGCGAGCGAATGGGGCCATCACTTCCGGCCCGACTATCTCCAGATCCCCGACGCCCGGGCGCAACTGGGAACGCCCCCCACCGTGGCCCTCACCGCCACGGCCACCCCGGCGGTGCGTGAAGACATCCTCGAACTGCTGGAGCTGCCGGACGCCGTCGAGGTGGTGCGGGGGTTCGACCGCCCCAACATCACGTGGTCCGTCTTCCGCACCGACAAGAAGTGGGAGCGCCTCCGTGCGGTCGTCGACGCGGTGCCGGGGACGGGCATCGTCTACGTGCCCACGCGCCGGGACGCGGCCCGGTGGCGGAAGCGGCTCGATGCGCACGGCGTGTCCGTGGCGGCGTACCACGGCGGCCTGGATTCCGAGGCCCGCGAGCACCGCCAGCAGGCCTGGGTCGACGACGACGTGCGGGTCATGGTGGCGACCAACGCCTTTGGGATGGGCATCGACAAGCCCGACGTGCGCTTCGTGGTGCACATGGCCCCCCCCTCGTCGCTGGAGAGCTACTACCAGGAGGCGGGCCGGGCCGGGCGTGACGGAAAGCAGGCCCACGCGGTGCTCCTGTACCAGCCCACCGACGCCGACACGCAGGCGGCCCTGATCGAATCCTCACACCCCACGGCCGAAGAGGTGCGGGCGGTCTACGACGCGGTCTGCAGCGTGGGACAGATACCGGTGGGGAGCGAGCCGGACGGGCCGCTCGCCGTCCGTCTCGACGCCGTCCTGAAAACGACGGGCTTTTCGCGGACGAAGGTGCGAACCGCCGTCGACCTGATCGACCGGCAGGGGGCGTGGACGCTTCTGCCGCGCCGCAAACACTTCGGCCTCCTGCGGTTTTCGGCGTCGGCCCGGGAGGTTCGCGAATACGCCGACACGGTCGGCAACCGGGCGCTGGCCGCGTTCGTGCGGACCCTATTGCGGGCCGTCCACGCCGACGCGTTTCGGGGGTGGTGGCCCCTTGACCTGCGGGCCGTCGGGCGCCGGGCGGACCTGTCCCGAGACCGCCTCCGGGCCGGGCTGCGCTACCTGGAAGAGCAGGGGGTGCTCCGTTGGAAACCGCCGGGGGCGGCCCTTCAGGTGGAGCTTGCCCACCCCCGCGCCTCGAAACTGCCCGTGGACGACCAGACCGTCCAGAGTGCCCGGCGGCGGGCCGAAACGCGGCTCCAATACATGCTCCGGTACACGCGATCCGTGGCGTGTCGGCGGTGGGCCCTGCTCACCTACTTCGGGGAGGAGGCCGACGAGCAGTGCGACGCGTGCGACGTGTGTCTCGGCCGGCATCAGCCCGCGGCCATTACCCCCGATGACGAGCCGGTCCTTCGCCGCATCCTGGAGCAGGTGGCCGCGTCGACCCCGCGCGACGAGTGGTTCGACGACCCGCCGGCACCGCCCCGGCGCATCGACGAGCTCGTGGACTGGCTCGTCGAGGAGGACTACCTGGCCGTGGAGGATCCCCTCGACGGATCGGTGCGCCTTACGGAGCGGGCAGAAAACTGGCTCTGA
- a CDS encoding glycosyltransferase family 2 protein — translation MSAPPVSIIIVTWNAKELVQTCLPSVVATDYPNFEIILADNASTDGTAAWVAREHPEVKIVRHPGNWLFCRGNNAALPHASGRFVVLLNNDVEVPPGWLHPLVEAAAGRPDVAAVQPKLLQYDDRGRFEYAGGAGGFLDRAGYPFTRGRLFETMERDRGQYDDPRDVFWATGAALLLRRSALDEVGPLDERFEMHMEEIDLCWRLWRHGYRVRVAPESTVYHIGGASLPQSSPRKTYYNYRNSLLMLYKNLPPSAWRQTLPLRVACDVAALGRVLAQGRGREATAILRSYRDAFRMRRHYHDTRPAPADPAVLPFYRGLVPADYFLRGRRTFADLPRSRFVLPDDRP, via the coding sequence ATGTCCGCCCCGCCGGTGTCCATCATCATCGTCACCTGGAACGCGAAGGAGCTGGTGCAGACGTGTCTCCCCTCCGTGGTGGCCACCGACTACCCGAACTTCGAAATTATCCTGGCCGACAACGCCTCCACGGACGGCACCGCGGCCTGGGTCGCCCGCGAACATCCGGAGGTCAAAATCGTCCGCCACCCCGGCAACTGGCTCTTCTGCCGCGGCAACAACGCCGCCCTGCCCCACGCCTCCGGCCGGTTTGTGGTGCTGCTGAACAATGACGTGGAAGTCCCCCCCGGCTGGCTGCACCCGCTCGTGGAAGCAGCCGCCGGGCGGCCTGATGTCGCCGCCGTGCAGCCCAAGCTGCTTCAGTACGACGACCGCGGCCGGTTCGAGTACGCCGGGGGCGCCGGCGGCTTCCTGGACCGCGCGGGCTACCCCTTCACCCGGGGGCGCCTCTTCGAGACCATGGAACGCGACCGGGGGCAGTACGACGATCCGCGCGACGTCTTCTGGGCCACCGGGGCGGCCCTCCTGCTCCGTCGCTCGGCCCTGGACGAGGTCGGCCCCCTCGACGAGCGGTTCGAGATGCACATGGAGGAGATCGACCTCTGCTGGCGGCTCTGGCGTCACGGCTACCGGGTCCGCGTGGCCCCGGAGAGCACGGTGTACCACATCGGGGGCGCGTCGCTTCCACAGTCGTCCCCCCGGAAGACATACTACAACTACCGGAACAGCCTGCTCATGCTCTACAAGAACCTCCCGCCCTCGGCCTGGCGCCAGACCCTGCCGCTCCGGGTGGCCTGTGACGTAGCGGCCCTCGGGCGCGTGCTCGCACAGGGACGAGGGCGGGAGGCCACGGCCATCCTCCGGTCCTACCGGGACGCCTTCCGCATGCGCCGGCACTACCACGACACGCGGCCCGCCCCCGCCGACCCGGCGGTGTTGCCGTTCTACCGCGGCCTCGTGCCCGCCGATTATTTTCTCCGCGGCCGCCGCACCTTCGCTGACCTCCCGCGGTCACGCTTCGTCCTCCCGGACGACCGCCCCTGA